A part of Paenibacillus sp. IHBB 10380 genomic DNA contains:
- the mutL gene encoding DNA mismatch repair endonuclease MutL, with product MAKIHILDEHIANQIAAGEVVERPASVVKELVENAIDAGSTKIVVTVEEGGLQSIRITDNGSGIDPEDCETAFYRHATSKIMFGRDLFHITSLGFRGEALASIAAVSKVELITSSRDDGLGSRLVIEGGKLIVKEDTASSRGTDFVVRELFYNTPARLKYMKTIQTELGHISDYMYRIALSHPGIGITFRHNDNTLLQTLGNGDLLQVIAAIYGTQAAKAMLPIQTEDLDFNIQGFISRPEWTRSNRNAISIIVNGRYIRNYGLNQAILRAYHTLLPINRYPMGILALNMHPSLVDVNVHPAKLEVRFSKEAELYPFVEQAVHAVLRQEVLIPQPVKTNIGSSDSSFIQEQFRFSKAPSVIDHSDANRADSNHTNKLEQGIANPLVVSKDGVANRPIGNDSVREASAQGYYAKGTTNGLSAPSYRNSQTVNPVMTQELFAQASSGISEIPPFPELTLIGQHHGTYLIAQNEKGLYLIDQHAAHERINYEFYYEQFGQPADASQELLIPITLEFTPSESEQLKQKLNWFEQVGVFLEHFGGQTFLVRSHPYWFPKGDEQGIIEEMVEWVLGERTIDLAKLREKSSVMCSCKASIKANQKLTNLESDALLERLAACKQPYTCPHGRPIVVSFTTYDLEKLFKRVM from the coding sequence ATGGCCAAAATTCATATATTGGACGAGCATATTGCCAATCAGATTGCTGCAGGTGAGGTAGTGGAACGGCCGGCTTCGGTTGTGAAAGAATTGGTGGAGAATGCAATCGATGCAGGGAGTACCAAGATTGTGGTCACCGTAGAGGAAGGCGGCCTTCAGAGCATACGTATAACAGATAATGGGTCAGGTATAGACCCCGAAGACTGTGAGACAGCTTTTTACCGTCATGCGACCAGTAAAATTATGTTTGGACGAGATCTTTTTCACATCACTAGTCTTGGGTTCCGTGGAGAAGCGTTGGCGAGTATTGCGGCTGTATCGAAGGTAGAACTGATCACTTCAAGCCGTGACGACGGATTAGGCAGTAGGCTTGTTATAGAAGGTGGTAAGCTAATTGTAAAGGAAGATACAGCATCTTCACGAGGGACTGATTTTGTAGTTAGGGAACTATTCTATAACACGCCTGCAAGGTTGAAATATATGAAGACGATCCAGACGGAATTAGGCCATATTTCGGATTATATGTATCGGATAGCACTCTCGCATCCCGGCATTGGCATTACGTTCAGACATAATGACAATACGTTATTGCAGACGTTAGGGAATGGAGATTTGTTACAGGTCATTGCTGCAATTTACGGGACACAGGCCGCTAAGGCGATGCTTCCTATCCAAACGGAAGATCTAGATTTCAATATCCAAGGTTTCATTAGTCGTCCAGAATGGACACGCTCCAATCGAAACGCGATTTCTATCATTGTGAATGGACGTTACATTCGTAACTATGGGTTAAATCAAGCGATATTGAGAGCATATCATACGCTGTTACCCATTAACCGCTACCCTATGGGCATTCTAGCTTTGAACATGCATCCCTCCTTGGTTGATGTTAACGTTCATCCAGCGAAATTGGAGGTTCGTTTTAGTAAAGAAGCGGAACTATACCCATTTGTTGAACAAGCCGTACACGCTGTTTTACGACAAGAGGTACTTATTCCACAGCCTGTGAAGACAAACATTGGAAGTAGTGACTCCTCTTTTATCCAAGAACAGTTTCGTTTTTCTAAAGCGCCTTCTGTCATTGATCATTCTGACGCTAATCGTGCAGATTCTAATCATACGAACAAGCTGGAGCAGGGTATTGCGAACCCATTGGTAGTATCGAAAGATGGCGTTGCAAATCGCCCAATTGGAAATGATTCGGTGCGTGAGGCGAGCGCTCAAGGCTATTATGCCAAAGGAACTACTAATGGCTTATCAGCTCCGAGTTATCGGAATTCACAAACTGTGAATCCTGTGATGACTCAGGAACTATTTGCTCAAGCGAGTAGCGGGATTAGCGAAATTCCACCTTTTCCTGAATTGACACTCATTGGACAGCATCATGGTACGTACTTGATTGCTCAGAATGAAAAAGGGCTATACTTGATTGATCAACATGCGGCTCATGAGCGGATTAATTATGAGTTCTATTACGAACAATTTGGACAACCCGCAGATGCCTCGCAGGAGCTATTGATACCGATTACGTTAGAATTTACACCTTCTGAAAGTGAACAGTTGAAGCAGAAACTGAATTGGTTCGAACAAGTGGGCGTGTTTCTGGAACATTTCGGAGGTCAGACCTTTCTCGTACGCTCACACCCATATTGGTTCCCAAAAGGGGATGAGCAAGGAATTATAGAGGAAATGGTTGAATGGGTACTCGGTGAACGTACCATCGATCTTGCTAAATTAAGAGAGAAATCGTCTGTGATGTGCTCTTGTAAAGCCTCGATTAAAGCAAATCAGAAGCTTACGAACCTTGAATCAGATGCACTTCTTGAACGTCTTGCGGCATGTAAGCAACCTTATACATGCCCACATGGAAGACCCATCGTGGTATCTTTTACCACCTATGATTTAGAAAAGTTATTCAAGCGTGTCATGTAG
- a CDS encoding putative amidoligase domain-containing protein yields MNQGVRRYESMPLAVRHAWLIRSGIESHLLPLTSVHDQTTFRSRYVVQVYHLRGFHISMVESGRSKGIRRTLFPMSEGTHELNPLLRRLEKTAIRCLYTLGLSDGEVILSASGERWYALEQITPASKLTDPQWVRLYKQQARGVRLALQAEEVQGFQLMMGMDPEFLLVDQTEGKMIPASQFLDREGEVGCDAVHMEGMTTYPVAELRPNPSMQPRGLLVELMHAMATASYLIHDRSLIWQAGGMPIPGLPLGGHLHFSGILLTPSLLHVLDNYLALPIVLLEDTSCLTRRPKYGFLGDFRRQPHGGFEYRTLPSFLISPLVAKGIVYMAYLLVGNYKQLVRRPLNRESIHKAYYEGNRQILQDCLHPLFQDMISLTDYPQYAKYIDPLIDHMLRGNTWDESRDIRPLWNVPVL; encoded by the coding sequence TTGAATCAAGGCGTTCGTCGCTATGAGTCCATGCCCCTAGCTGTTCGGCATGCTTGGCTCATTCGATCGGGTATAGAATCACATCTACTGCCGCTCACGTCGGTACACGATCAGACCACATTTCGTAGTAGATATGTTGTTCAGGTATATCATTTACGCGGTTTCCACATTAGTATGGTTGAGAGTGGGAGATCGAAAGGGATAAGAAGGACATTATTTCCGATGTCTGAAGGTACACATGAGCTGAACCCATTATTGAGGCGTCTTGAAAAGACTGCGATTCGATGCTTATACACTTTGGGATTATCAGATGGTGAGGTTATCCTCTCGGCTTCCGGGGAACGATGGTATGCCCTTGAACAGATTACCCCTGCCTCGAAACTGACAGATCCCCAATGGGTTAGATTGTATAAGCAACAGGCAAGAGGCGTGCGTCTTGCACTTCAGGCTGAAGAAGTACAAGGGTTCCAGCTGATGATGGGGATGGACCCTGAATTTCTGTTGGTAGATCAGACGGAAGGGAAGATGATTCCTGCTTCTCAATTCCTTGATCGTGAAGGTGAGGTAGGATGTGACGCTGTACATATGGAGGGAATGACAACCTACCCTGTAGCTGAGCTACGCCCGAATCCAAGCATGCAGCCGCGAGGATTGTTGGTGGAACTAATGCATGCTATGGCCACGGCCAGCTATTTGATTCATGACCGTTCGCTCATTTGGCAGGCTGGGGGAATGCCCATCCCTGGACTTCCCTTGGGAGGACATTTACATTTCAGTGGGATTCTGCTGACCCCGTCACTTCTACATGTCTTAGATAACTACTTAGCTCTTCCTATAGTGTTACTAGAGGATACATCATGTCTAACTAGAAGACCCAAGTATGGCTTTTTAGGTGACTTTCGAAGACAACCCCATGGAGGGTTTGAATATCGTACACTGCCTAGCTTCCTAATCTCTCCACTTGTGGCAAAGGGTATTGTATATATGGCTTATTTACTTGTAGGAAATTACAAACAGCTCGTCCGTCGTCCTCTCAATCGTGAATCAATTCATAAAGCTTACTATGAGGGCAATAGACAAATCTTACAGGATTGTCTTCATCCCCTATTTCAAGATATGATATCTCTTACGGACTATCCACAGTACGCTAAATATATTGATCCCCTTATAGACCATATGTTACGGGGTAATACATGGGATGAATCAAGGGATATCCGTCCGCTGTGGAATGTTCCTGTGCTATAA
- the mutS gene encoding DNA mismatch repair protein MutS, with amino-acid sequence MANYTPMIEQYLKVKQQAQDAFLFFRLGDFYEMFFEDAVLASKELEITLTARAGGEEKIPMCGVPYHAAEGYIQRLIEKGYKVAVCEQLEEASATKGMVERGIVRIITPGTVMEGKNIADKSNNYIVCTVETGGMMSLTACDLSTGELYVTSVPSSLEWLRDEINIYEPSEIIGDESVLESIRSLQLQGNRPVVYTPWSRRDEKLVRSQFGEAVWARLDQERQVCISVLISYLSETQKRSLGQLTQISPYEPGHYMILDPFTRRNLELVETVRERSKKGSLLWLLDRTETSMGARLLRRRIDKPLLHVSRIEERLEAVELLYNQLILREDLRGSLGKIYDLERLVGRIAFGNANGRDLTALKVSLRQIPSLKELCASSSSRTLGKIASEMDACVDLCDDIDRAIVDEPPISVRDGGLIKPGYHEHLDELREASMNGKRWIAELEARERVATGIKSLKIGFNKVFGYYIEVTKSHIASLPEGRYERKQTLANAERYVTPELKEKEGLILEAQDKMVDLEYELFTELRDKLNAQIPRLQNLAEKVAELDVYQSLAAVSAEQGFVKPTLTDDYNLIIEGGRHPVVEAVMKDSSFISNATELTRESANILLITGPNMAGKSTYMRQVALISIIAQIGCFVPASFANIPMIDRIFTRIGAADDLIGGQSTFMVEMADIQVMTEKATPRSLIIIDELGRGTSTSEGMAIAQAVIEYVHDRIGCKALVSTHFHELSHMEEGLSGLRNYSMSVQESGDKVHFLRKLIPGAAGSSYGIYCARLAGLPGSIIDRANTLLDNLEQATSQIAVGLERKAEISHNPVQKENQNSGIPAMELGNSVNSGDVTKQQVLEQTDGYHLESLDIASDVVQLSIFGEEDLKVSKKANPVIAPMDRSVADIIASVKNVDLMNMTPLQAMQILHELSVKVKGL; translated from the coding sequence ATGGCCAACTATACGCCAATGATTGAGCAATATTTGAAAGTAAAACAACAGGCTCAGGACGCATTTTTATTTTTTCGTCTTGGCGATTTCTATGAAATGTTTTTTGAAGATGCGGTGTTAGCTTCTAAGGAATTGGAAATTACCTTAACGGCTCGTGCAGGTGGGGAGGAGAAGATCCCGATGTGCGGTGTTCCTTACCATGCAGCCGAAGGCTATATCCAGCGCTTAATTGAAAAAGGATACAAAGTCGCAGTTTGCGAACAATTGGAGGAAGCCTCTGCCACGAAAGGGATGGTGGAACGTGGAATTGTCCGCATAATAACGCCAGGTACTGTGATGGAAGGCAAAAATATAGCGGACAAATCTAACAACTACATCGTATGTACGGTTGAAACAGGCGGTATGATGAGTCTGACTGCCTGTGACTTATCTACGGGGGAACTCTATGTGACCTCTGTGCCTTCCTCATTAGAGTGGCTACGTGACGAGATTAATATCTATGAACCATCCGAGATTATCGGTGATGAGAGCGTCTTGGAAAGTATTCGTTCATTACAGCTTCAGGGGAATCGTCCAGTAGTCTACACGCCATGGAGCAGACGTGATGAGAAGTTAGTACGAAGTCAATTCGGGGAAGCCGTATGGGCGCGGTTAGATCAAGAGCGACAGGTTTGTATTTCTGTACTTATCTCTTATCTAAGTGAGACTCAGAAACGTTCACTCGGACAGCTCACACAGATTTCGCCATATGAACCAGGTCACTACATGATTCTCGATCCATTTACGCGGCGTAATTTAGAGCTTGTAGAGACGGTTAGAGAAAGATCGAAGAAGGGTTCACTGCTATGGTTATTAGACCGTACAGAGACGTCTATGGGGGCTAGGCTGCTTAGACGTAGAATTGATAAGCCACTTTTGCATGTTAGCCGGATTGAGGAACGACTTGAAGCGGTGGAATTATTATATAATCAGCTTATTCTAAGAGAAGATTTACGTGGTTCTTTAGGGAAAATTTATGATCTAGAGCGTTTGGTGGGTAGAATAGCTTTTGGGAATGCAAATGGACGTGATCTTACGGCTCTTAAAGTATCTTTAAGACAAATTCCTTCGCTTAAAGAATTATGTGCTTCTTCTTCATCTCGTACACTTGGCAAGATCGCAAGTGAGATGGATGCCTGTGTAGATTTGTGTGATGACATTGACCGAGCGATCGTTGACGAACCGCCAATATCCGTTCGAGACGGAGGACTCATTAAGCCTGGGTACCATGAGCATTTAGACGAATTGCGTGAAGCGAGTATGAATGGAAAGCGATGGATTGCGGAACTTGAAGCTCGAGAGCGAGTAGCTACGGGCATTAAGTCATTAAAGATTGGTTTTAATAAAGTGTTTGGTTATTACATTGAAGTGACTAAATCTCACATTGCTTCGTTGCCAGAAGGTAGATATGAGCGCAAGCAGACACTGGCGAACGCTGAGCGTTATGTAACACCTGAACTGAAAGAGAAAGAAGGACTTATTCTCGAAGCTCAGGACAAGATGGTAGATCTAGAATATGAACTCTTTACAGAGCTGAGAGATAAGCTCAATGCTCAAATCCCTCGTCTACAGAATCTTGCTGAGAAGGTTGCGGAGCTTGATGTATATCAATCTTTAGCTGCAGTTAGTGCCGAGCAGGGCTTTGTGAAGCCAACGCTTACAGATGATTACAATCTGATCATTGAAGGTGGCCGGCATCCCGTTGTTGAAGCGGTCATGAAAGATTCTTCTTTTATATCAAATGCCACAGAATTGACCCGTGAATCTGCGAATATCCTGCTTATTACTGGACCCAATATGGCTGGTAAGAGTACGTATATGCGTCAAGTAGCGTTGATTTCCATCATAGCTCAGATTGGTTGCTTTGTACCGGCCTCCTTTGCCAATATTCCGATGATTGATCGGATATTTACTCGGATTGGTGCTGCGGATGACTTAATCGGTGGCCAGAGTACTTTTATGGTGGAGATGGCTGATATTCAAGTGATGACTGAAAAAGCGACACCACGAAGCTTGATCATTATCGACGAGCTTGGACGGGGTACATCTACTAGTGAGGGTATGGCTATCGCTCAAGCTGTGATCGAATATGTACATGATCGTATTGGTTGTAAAGCTCTCGTCTCGACTCACTTTCATGAATTGTCACATATGGAGGAAGGGTTGAGCGGTCTACGTAATTATTCCATGTCTGTACAGGAAAGTGGCGATAAAGTACATTTTCTTCGGAAGTTAATTCCAGGTGCTGCGGGCAGTAGCTATGGCATATATTGTGCACGTCTGGCTGGCTTGCCAGGGTCCATTATTGATCGTGCGAACACGTTATTAGATAACTTAGAACAAGCAACATCACAGATTGCGGTTGGATTGGAGCGGAAGGCTGAAATCAGCCATAACCCAGTTCAGAAGGAGAATCAAAACTCTGGCATTCCCGCGATGGAATTAGGAAATTCAGTAAACTCAGGAGATGTTACTAAGCAGCAAGTGCTAGAGCAGACTGATGGGTATCATCTTGAGTCACTTGATATAGCTAGCGATGTTGTACAGCTTTCTATTTTTGGTGAGGAAGATTTGAAGGTGAGCAAGAAAGCTAACCCAGTAATAGCGCCTATGGATCGATCAGTAGCCGACATTATTGCGTCTGTCAAAAATGTAGATCTTATGAACATGACACCTTTACAAGCGATGCAGATTCTACATGAACTCAGTGTGAAGGTGAAGGGCCTATAA